The proteins below are encoded in one region of Microbispora sp. NBC_01189:
- the purD gene encoding phosphoribosylamine--glycine ligase → MRVLVIGSGGREHALCRALGLDPSVVEVHCAPGNAGIADVATLHQVTPTDGAAVTALAERLGAGLVVIGPEAPLVAGVADAVRAAGIPCFGPSARAAAVEGSKAFAKDVMTAAGVPTARAYTCVSEEEAAAALDAFGPPYVVKDDGLAAGKGVVVTDSREEALEHARSCERVVIEEFLDGPEVSLFALCDGTSAVALQPAQDFKRAYDGDKGPNTGGMGAYTPLPWAPEGLSERVMAEIVRPTVAEMARRGTPYTGVLYAGLALTTEGPRVIEFNARFGDPETQVVLDRLETPLGGLLLACATGTLADHPPLRWRDGAAVTVVLAAENYPADPVKGDPVAGLPPTTEEAYALHAGTTLDPENRLVSNGGRVLNVVGTGADLAEARTRAYEALERITLRGSHHRSDIALTAATS, encoded by the coding sequence GTGCGCGTTCTTGTCATCGGTTCCGGGGGTCGCGAGCACGCTCTGTGCCGGGCCCTGGGGCTGGACCCCTCCGTCGTCGAAGTCCACTGCGCCCCCGGCAACGCCGGCATCGCCGATGTGGCCACCCTGCACCAGGTCACGCCCACGGACGGCGCGGCGGTCACCGCCCTCGCCGAGCGCCTGGGCGCCGGCCTCGTGGTGATCGGCCCGGAGGCGCCGCTGGTCGCCGGCGTGGCCGACGCGGTCAGGGCCGCGGGCATCCCCTGCTTCGGGCCGTCGGCGCGGGCCGCGGCGGTCGAGGGTTCCAAGGCGTTCGCCAAGGACGTCATGACGGCCGCGGGCGTGCCGACCGCGCGGGCGTACACGTGCGTGAGCGAGGAGGAGGCCGCGGCGGCGCTGGACGCCTTCGGCCCTCCGTACGTCGTGAAGGACGACGGCCTGGCCGCGGGCAAGGGCGTGGTCGTGACCGACAGCCGCGAGGAGGCCCTGGAGCACGCGCGGTCGTGCGAGCGGGTGGTGATCGAGGAGTTCCTCGACGGCCCGGAGGTGTCGCTGTTCGCCCTGTGCGACGGGACGAGCGCGGTGGCGCTGCAGCCGGCCCAGGACTTCAAGCGGGCCTACGACGGCGACAAGGGTCCCAACACCGGTGGCATGGGGGCGTACACCCCGCTCCCCTGGGCCCCGGAGGGCCTGTCGGAGCGGGTCATGGCCGAGATCGTCCGGCCGACGGTCGCCGAGATGGCCCGGCGCGGCACGCCGTACACGGGCGTGCTGTACGCGGGGCTGGCCCTGACCACCGAAGGCCCCCGCGTGATCGAGTTCAACGCGCGCTTCGGCGACCCGGAGACCCAGGTCGTGCTCGACCGGCTGGAGACCCCGCTCGGAGGGCTGCTGCTCGCGTGCGCGACCGGCACCCTCGCGGACCATCCGCCGCTGCGGTGGCGCGACGGCGCCGCCGTGACCGTGGTGCTCGCCGCCGAGAACTACCCGGCCGACCCGGTGAAGGGCGACCCCGTCGCGGGACTCCCCCCGACGACCGAGGAGGCGTACGCGCTGCACGCTGGGACGACCCTGGACCCGGAGAACCGGCTGGTGTCGAACGGCGGGCGGGTGCTCAACGTGGTCGGCACCGGCGCCGACCTGGCCGAGGCGAGGACGCGGGCCTACGAGGCGCTGGAGCGGATCACCCTGCGCGGTTCCCACCACCGCTCCGACATCGCCCTGACCGCCGCCACCTCCTGA